A region from the Lycium barbarum isolate Lr01 chromosome 8, ASM1917538v2, whole genome shotgun sequence genome encodes:
- the LOC132605191 gene encoding pathogenesis-related protein 1C-like, which yields MGFFLFSQMTSFFLLASTLLFFLISHSCHAQNSQQDYLDAHNTARSNVGVGPLTWDDKVAAYAQQYASQLAADCNLVHSQGQYGENLAGGSGDLTATQAVGMWVDEKQYYHHDSNSCDEGKVCGHYTQVVWRNSVRLGCARVQCNNGGYVVSCNYDPPGNYIGQSPY from the coding sequence ATGGGATTTTTTCTCTTTTCCCAAATGACTTCATTTTTTCTTCTTGCCTCTACACTTCTCTTCTTCCTAATATCCCACTCTTGTCATGCCCAAAACTCTCAACAAGACTATTTGGATGCCCACAACACTGCTCGTAGCAATGTGGGAGTCGGGCCATTAACATGGGACGACAAGGTGGCAGCCTACGCCCAACAGTATGCTTCCCAATTGGCTGCTGATTGCAACCTCGTCCATTCTCAAGGCCAATACGGTGAAAACCTAGCTGGCGGTAGCGGCGACTTGACGGCCACGCAGGCGGTGGGGATGTGGGTCGACGAGAAACAATACTATCACCATGACTCGAATTCATGTGATGAGGGAAAAGTGTGCGGACATTATACTCAAGTGGTTTGGCGTAACTCGGTTCGCTTGGGATGTGCTAGGGTTCAATGCAACAATGGAGGATACGTTGTCTCTTGCAACTATGATCCTCCAGGTAATTATATAGGTCAAAGTCCATACTAA